In Bacteroidota bacterium, the following proteins share a genomic window:
- the trxA gene encoding thioredoxin — MKKVIIIGIAVMIAMGTVCLGQTQVKNKANTVSQNNPLIEHLTNKSFKEKVFNYDVNKVWKYQGKLPCLIDFYADWCGPCRMLSPFVEQVASEYKGKIVVYKINVDQEQQLASAFGISSIPALLFCPMKDKPQMNVGYISKENLQNLIKTTLLK, encoded by the coding sequence ATGAAAAAAGTAATAATCATAGGAATAGCAGTAATGATTGCAATGGGAACGGTCTGTCTGGGGCAAACCCAGGTAAAAAACAAAGCCAATACAGTCAGTCAAAATAATCCTTTGATTGAACACCTGACCAATAAAAGCTTCAAAGAAAAAGTTTTTAATTATGACGTGAACAAAGTATGGAAATATCAGGGGAAACTGCCCTGCCTGATTGATTTTTATGCAGACTGGTGCGGCCCTTGCCGTATGTTGTCCCCATTTGTGGAACAGGTTGCTTCTGAATATAAAGGCAAGATTGTGGTCTATAAAATCAATGTGGATCAGGAACAACAATTGGCCAGCGCCTTTGGAATTTCAAGTATTCCTGCTCTTTTATTTTGCCCCATGAAAGATAAACCACAAATGAATGTGGGATATATCAGCAAAGAGAATCTTCAGAATTTAATTAAGACTACTTTGCTGAAATAG